A genome region from Erythrolamprus reginae isolate rEryReg1 chromosome 4, rEryReg1.hap1, whole genome shotgun sequence includes the following:
- the RSPH1 gene encoding radial spoke head 1 homolog has translation MSDLGSEEIEEEAENDLGEYEGGRNEAGERHGHGKARLPNGDTYEGEYANGKRNGKGLYRFKNGARYTGEYLENKKHGTGTFIYPDGSKYEGDWVDDQRHGNGVYSYVNGDTYTGEWFNNYRHGQGTYFYALTASKYVGTWANGQQEGAAELVHLNHRFQGKFVNRNPLGPGKYIFDIGCEQHGEYIHEEKTEEEEEEEVLVPVTPKWKATKITTLTLWVPEEPPPPEAAPAAAEGQSAEESGVPAAGEEGAAEGPAEGAEAAGEAGEAEAIPSPKDMEEEEEAAKDDQADQAEEKEEDARESETQE, from the exons ATGTCGGATCTGGGCTCAGAAGAGATCGAAGAGGAGGCAGAGAATGATTTAGGG GAATATGAAGGTGGACGTAATGAGGCTGGTGAACGGCATGGACACGGGAAAGCCAGATTACCCAATGGAGATACCTATGAGGGAGAATATGCAAATGGTAAAAGAAATGGAAAG GGGCTATACAGATTTAAAAATGGTGCAAGGTACACTGGAGAATACCTTGAAAATAAAAAACACGGCACTGGGACCTTTATTTATCCAGATGGATCTAAATATGAAG GAGATTGGGTGGACGACCAAAGACATGGAAATGGAGTTTACAGTTATGTAAATGGAGACACATACACTGGAGAATGGTTCAATAATTATAG ACATGGGCAAGGCACATATTTCTATGCATTAACTGCTTCTAAATACGTTGGAACCTGGGCAAATGGGCAACAAGAAGGAGCTGCTGAGCTTGTTCACCTAAACCACAGGTTCCAGGGAAAATTTGTGAatagaaat CCACTAGGTCCTGGgaagtatatatttgatattggaTGTGAGCAGCATGGTGAATATATTCATGAG GAGAaaacagaagaggaggaagaagaagaagttttgGTACCAGTGACTCCAAAATGGAAAGCAACAAAAATTACCACCCTAACACTTTGGGTACCTGAAGAACCGCCTCCTCCAGAAGCAGCTCCAGCAGCTGCAGAAGGTCAATCAGCTGAGGAATCTGGAGTTCCTGCAG CTGGAGAGGAAGGTGCTGCTGAAGGACCCGCAGAAGGTGCTGAGGCTGCTGGAGAAGCAGGAGAAGCTGAAGCGATCCCTTCGCCAAAAGacatggaggaagaagaggaggcagCTAAAGATGACCAAGCAGATCAGG ctgaagaaaaggaagaagatgcAAGAGAATCTGAAACCCAGGAATAA